In Zymoseptoria tritici IPO323 chromosome 7, whole genome shotgun sequence, a single genomic region encodes these proteins:
- a CDS encoding putative FRE ferric reductase-like transmembrane component (Shows sequence similarity to FRE proteins of S. cerevisiae. These proteins are involved in iron uptake. They are ferroxidase(FET)-dependent reductases.): MYKPSCAFACRDAFVGYMLECSTDASPHLSKRMSMGSMSGMVTTPECYATDDAFLQSMAYCISTHCSDVPIWRLEKWWATRLTGRGANLPQPKQAYSATLAHVTTPPNSTIAKGGFLNQTGLVDEHAWLANFNADNIFEVNEINHVTWGLILLITGACIPIVASLLRLLPLPRAFIGGFYAKFIDPPAFGLSHRVPWFNAFVMPTRGQAIFIAYLWFINIIACSVGYEVRNPMAWYDGAPTPQIAHEIANRTGIISFANLPLLLLFAGRNNILLWVTDWSHSTYLLVHRWIAVIATLEACVHSAMYLQIYLAKGVAAHNAEAKLPYWIWGVVATLGAVVLIPASMLTVRQKMYNYFIAWHVVLAFFTLIGCLYHILCNYQHHWGYETWIYIAFAVWGFDRLLRAARLAHNGIRTARVSIIDEDYIQLDVPGIAAAEGTAYLYFPTLTWRVWENHPFSALPGAVRPHDYAASSASSTSAPPVDAKTIESTATAVRSEDEKANLSIPHSDASQVRSAQTPSLTFFIRTSSTGMTSLLRHRRTLPVLVESIYGTANVFSGSDIDLSHSSSVVYIAGGVGITSLLPSLGHRAGPHQGKKLYWGVRSQALVDAVRGVFGDDFGAGRGGEVHIEVGQRLDLKGILEREVKDGDGVEGAEVTVICCGPPAMADEI; the protein is encoded by the exons ATGTACAAGCCTTCGTGCGCATTCGCATGCCGAGATGCCTTCGTCGGGTATATGCTCGAGTGTTCGACCGACGCATCGCCACATCTCTCGAAGCGAATGTCCATGGGATCCATGAGCGGTATGGTGACCACGCCGGAGTGCTACGCCACGGACGACGCATTCCTTCAAAGCATGGCGTACTGCATCTCTACGCACTGCAGCGACGTACCGATCTGGAGGCTGGAGAAGTGGTGGGCGACACGATTGACCGGACGAGGTGCCAACCTGCCGCAGCCAAAGCAAGCATACAGTGCGACTCTGGCGCACGTCACGACGCCGCCGAATTCGACAATCGCCAAGGGTGGCTTTCTCAATCAAACTGGTCTGGTCGACGAACATGCGTGGCTTGCAAACTTCAACGCGGACAACATTTTTGAGGTGAACGAGATCAATCATGTGACGTGGGG TCTAATTCTCCTCATCACCGGTGCTTGCATTCCAATTGTGGCATCGCTGCTGCGTCTATTGCCGCTGCCTCGAGCATTCATCGGTGGATTCTACGCCAAATTCATCGACCCTCCAGCATTCGGTCTCTCCCATCGTGTGCCGTGGTTCAATGCCTTTGTCATGCCCACGCGGGGCCAAGCAATCTTCATCGCCTACCTGTGGTTCATTAATATCATCGCATGCTCGGTCGGGTATGAGGTTCGGAATCCTATGGCGTGGTACGATGGGGCGCCCACTCCTCAAATTGCGCATGAGATCGCCAACCGCACTGGCATCATCAGCTTCGCAAACCTTCCGCTACTTCTGCTCTTTGCTGGCCGAAACAACATTCTTCTGTGGGTCACAGATTGGTCGCATTCGACCTATCTCTTGGTTCATCGATGGATCGCTGTGATCGCTACCCTCGAGGCTTGCGTCCACTCGGCCATGTATCTCCAGATCTACCTCGCCAAGGGCGTGGCGGCCCACAACGCTGAAGCTAAGCTGCCATACTGG ATCTGGGGTGTTGTTGCCACGCTCGGAGCAGTCGTGCTCATTCCCGCATCCATGCTCACCGTCCGACAAAAGATGTACAACTACTTCATCGCCTGGCACGTCGTGctcgccttcttcacccTCATCGGCTGCCTCTACCACATTCTCTGCAACTACCAGCATCACTGGGGTTACGAGACGTGGATCTacatcgccttcgccgtTTGGGGTTTCGATCGTTTACTCCGAGCGGCGAGACTTGCGCACAATGGGATTCGTACCGCTCGGGTTTCGATCATTGACGAGGACTACATTCAGCTCGATGTCCCGGGTATCGCTGCGGCAGAAGGCACAGCATATCTGTACTTTCCCACACTGACGTGGAGGGTGTGGGAGAACCATCCTTTCTCTGCTCTGCCAGGCGCAGTCCGCCCCCATGACTATGCtgcttcctccgcctcttcAACGAGCGCTCCGCCCGTAGACGCCAAAACCATCGAAAGCACTGCCACGGCCGTCCGATCGGAGGACGAGAAAGCCAACCTCTCCATACCGCATTCCGATGCATCACAAGTCCGCTCAGCACAGACTCCCAGCCTGACGTTTTTCATCcgcacctcctccaccggcatgacctccctcctccgccaccgccgcacCCTCCCCGTCCTCGTAGAGTCCATCTACGGAACCGCCAACGTCTTCTCCGGCAGTGACATCGATCTCTCTCACTCCTCCAGCGTCGTGTACATTGCCGGCGGAGTGGGCATCACCTCCCTGCTACCCTCTCTCGGGCATCGCGCCGGCCCGCACCAGGGAAAAAAGCTCTATTGGGGTGTCCGAAGCCAAGCTCTCGTGGACGCCGTGCGTGGGGTGTTTGGCGACGACTTTGGCGCTGGAAGGGGTGGTGAAGTCCACATCGAAGTGGGACAGAGATTGGATTTGAAAGGAATTCTGGAGAGGGAAGTCAAAGATGGAGACGGAGTCGAAGGTGCTGAGGTGACAGTGATATGCTGCGGGCCGCCGGCCATGGCGGATGAG ATATAA
- the MgSCP10 gene encoding serine carboxypeptidase (HMMPfam hit to Peptidase_S28, Serine carboxypeptidase S28. Seems to lack a signal peptide.), which translates to MFPSEKREIETGVTPGTFAQLIDHSNPSLGTFNQKFWFNHNWWNGTGSPIVLFAPTHDNATGFSGFLLNTEELGGASIILEHRYWGDSNPFETLITEYLTLENAIQDIIHFAQNVELPFAPDGTTATDCPWVLFGGSYAGGVVSWTASLYPDTFWAYYSSSGSMQAIESYWEYFVRIERGMAKNCSKDVAGVVDYMDNVFLHGSDQNITDLKAKFTGLESLQNNDLMNVIGLAPGMWQLGDPTDNHLFLTWCDYIANVNVTSTVSGPEGVGVEAALSGYVKWWNEAGHAFFREFLNCNTRGLNDYDCFDSHNASSVQYTDVSRRDLTLRSYQWLLCSQPFGLWQTGAPAGRPSLVSRLVDDEYFKRICGLYFPPGPDGVGYDKGRTVDDTNAYTGGWNPKNVSRIVYVDGEFDPWASLGVASDFRPGGPLQSSEDVLVLTLPRGHHCTDMYAWLAPKYPELQEVIDQALAQIVKWVGEWPGKKE; encoded by the exons ATGTTCCCTTCCGAGAAAAGAGAAATAGAGACCGGGGTCACGCCCGGGACCTTCGCACAGCTCATCGACCATAGCAATCCGAGTCTGGGCACGTTCAACCAAAAATTCTGGTTCAATCACAATTGGTGGAATGGGACAGGCTCTCCCATTGTCCTCTTCGCGCCGACCCACGACAATGCAACAGGGTTCAGCGGCTTTCTTCTAAACA CCGAAGAGCTTGGCGGCGCATCAATCATTCTCGAGCACAGATATTG GGGAGACTCCAACCCATTCGAGACGTTGATCACCGAGTATCTGACGCTGGAGAATGCGATCCAAGACATCATACATTTCGCCCAAAACGTCGAGCTGCCCTTTGCACCTGATGGGACCACCGCCACGGACTGCCCGTGGGTACTCTTTGGCGGTTCGTACGCAGGTGGTGTCGTATCGTGGACCGCGAGTCTGTATCCTGACACTTTCTGGGCATACTACTCTTCTAGCGGATCTATGCAAGCTATCGAATCATACTGGGAGTACTTCGTCCGCATCGAGAGGGGCATGGCAAAGAATTGCAGCAAAGACGTCGCTGGTGTTGTTGACTACATGGACAATGTGTTTCTCCATGGTTCCGATCAGAATATCACCGATCTAAAAGCGAAGTTCACTGGCCTAGAGTCGTTGCAGAACAATGACCTTATGAACGTTATCGGGCTAGCGCCTGGGATGTGGCAATTGGGGGATCCAACCGACAACCATCTCTTCCTCACCTGGTGCGACTACATCGCAAACGTCAACGTAACCTCCACTGTCTCCGGTCCAGAAGGCGTTGGCGTCGAAGCAGCCCTATCAGGCTACGTGAAGTGGTGGAACGAGGCCGGGCACGCCTTTTTCCGCGAATTCCTCAATTGCAATACCCGCGGACTCAATGACTACGACTGCTTCGACAGCCACAACGCTTCTTCAGTCCAGTACACGGACGTCTCCCGGAGAGATCTCACCCTCCGATCTTACCAATGGCTACTCTGTAGCCAACCATTTGGGCTCTGGCAGACTGGCGCTCCCGCAGGCCGACCGTCCCTCGTATCGCGCCTCGTAGATGATGAGTATTTCAAGCGAATCTGCGGACTGTACTTCCCTCCTGGCCCCGATGGCGTCGGCTACGACAAAGGCCGCACCGTCGACGACACCAATGCTTACACTGGTGGCTGGAATCCGAAGAATGTCTCCCGCATCGTCTATGTGGATGGCGAATTCGATCCGTGGGCATCGCTCGGCGTGGCCTCGGACTTTCGACCGGGTGGTCCGTTGCAGAGTTCGGAGGATGTACTTGTGCTGACTTTGCCGAGGGGACACCATTGTACTGATATGTACGCTTGGCTCGCACCGAAGTATCCGGAATTGCAAGAGGTGATCGATCAAGCTTTGGCGCAGATTGTAAAGTGGGTTGGGGAGTGGCCGGGGAAGAAAGAGTAG